A genome region from Hippopotamus amphibius kiboko isolate mHipAmp2 chromosome 1, mHipAmp2.hap2, whole genome shotgun sequence includes the following:
- the ARHGEF2 gene encoding rho guanine nucleotide exchange factor 2 isoform X6, which produces MTGKAKTREKERMKEAKDARYTNGHLFTTISVSGMTMCYACNKSITAKEALICPTCNVTIHNRCKDTLANCTKVKQKQQKAALLKNNTALQSVSLRSKTTTRERPSSAIYPSDSFRQSLLGSRRGRSSLSLAKSVSTTNIAGHFNDEPPLGLRRILSQSTDSLNMRNRTLSVESLIDEGAEVIYNELMSDFEMDEKDFTADSWSLAVDSSFLQQHKKDVMKQQDVIYELIQTELHHVRTLKIMIRLFRTGMLEELQLEPAVVQGVFPCLDELSDIHTRFLSQLLERRRQALCPGSTRNFVIHRLGDLLISQFSGPSAEQMRKTYSEFCSRHTKALKLYKELYARDKRFQQFIRKVTRSAVLKRHGVQECILLVTQRITKYPVLINRLLQHSHGIEEERQDLTMALGLVKELLSNVDQDVHELEKGARLQEIYNRMDPRAQTPVPGKGPFGREELLRRKLIHDGCLLWKTAAGRFKDVLMLLMTDVLVFLQEKDQKYIFPVLDKPSVVSLQNLIVRDIANQEKGMFLISAAPPEMYEVHTASRDDRSTWIRVIQQSVRVCPSREDFPLIETEDEAYLRRIKMELQQKDRALVELLQEKVGLFAEMTHFQVEEDGSSGMPLPTLPRGLFRSESLESPRGERLLQDAIREVEGLKDLLVGPGVELLLTPREPALPMDSDSGGNTSPGVTANGEARTFNGSIELCRADSDSSQKDRNGNQLRSPQEEALQRLVNLYGLLHGLQAAVAQQDTLMEARFPEGPERREKLTRANSRDGEAGRAGAVPVAPEKQATELALLQRQHALLQEELRRCRRLGEERATEAGSLEARLRESEQARALLEREAEEARRQLAALGHTEPLPAEAPWARRPLDPRRRSLPAGDALYLSFTPPQPSRGHDRLDLPVTIRSVHRPFEDRERQEVGSPDERLQDSSDPDTGSEEEGSSRLSPPHSPRDFTRMQDIPEETESRDGEPIASES; this is translated from the exons ACCCGGGAAAAGGAGAGGATGAAGGAAGCCAAGGACGCCCGCTATACCAATGGGCACCTCTTCACTACCATCTCCGTTTCGGGCATGACCATGTGCTATGCCTGTAACAAGAGCATCACAGCCAAGGAAGCCCTCATCTGCCCAA cctgcAATGTGACTATCCACAACCGCTGTAAAGACACCCTCGCCAACTGTACCAAGGTCAAGCAGAAG CAACAGAAGGCCGCCCTGCTGAAGAACAACACTGCCTTGCAGTCTGTTTCACTTCGCAGTAAGA CCACCACCCGGGAGCGGCCCAGCTCTGCCATCTACCCCTCCGACAGCTTCCGGCAGTCCCTGCTTGGCTCCCGCCGCGGCCGCTCCTCCCTGTCTTTAGCCAAAAGTGTTTCTACCACCAACATCGCTGG ACACTTCAACGatgagcctcccctggggctgcgCCGGATCCTCTCACAGTCCACAGACTCCCTCAACATGCGGAACCGCACCCTGTCCGTGGAGTCCCTCATCGACGAAG GTGCAGAGGTGATCTACAATGAGCTGATGAGTGACTTTGAGATGGATGAGAAGGACTTTACAGCTGATTCCTGGAGCCTTGCTGTGGATAGCAGCTTCTTGCAGCAGCATAAAAAGGACGTGATGAAGCAGCAGGATGTCATCTACG AGCTGATCCAGACAGAGCTGCACCACGTGCGGACGCTGAAGATCATGATTCGTCTCTTCCGCACGGGGATGCTGGAGGAGCTGCAGCTGGAGCCAGCAGTGGTCCAGGGCGTGTTCCCCTGCCTGGACGAGCTCAGTGACATCCATACACGCTTCCTCAGCCAGCTGTTAGAACGCCGGCGCCAGGCCCTGTGCCCTGGCAGTACCCGGAACTTCGTCATCCACCGCTTGGGTGACCTGCTCATCAGCCAG TTCTCAGGTCCCAGCGCAGAGCAGATGCGGAAGACCTACTCGGAGTTCTGTAGCCGCCACACCAAGGCCTTAAAGCTCTATAAGGAGCTGTATGCCCGAGACAAACGCTTCCAGCAGTTCATCCGG AAAGTGACCCGCTCGGCGGTGCTGAAGCGGCATGGGGTACAGGAATGCATCCTGCTGGTGACTCAGCGCATCACCAAGTACCCCGTGCTCATCAACCGGCTCCTGCAGCATTCCCACG GGATCGAGGAGGAGCGTCAGGACCTGACGATGGCACTGGGGCTGGTGAAGGAGCTGCTGTCCAACGTAGACCAGGATGTGCACGAGCTGGAGAAAGGGGCCCGCCTGCAGGAGATCTACAACCGTATGGACCCTCGGGCCCAGACCCCGGTGCCTGGCAAGGGCCCCTTCGGCCGAGAGGAGCTTCTGCGGCGCAAGCTCATCCACGACGGTTGCTTACTGTGGAAGACGGCGGCGGGGCGCTTCAAAG ATGTACTCATGCTGCTGATGACAGATGTGCTGGTGTTTCTCCAGGAGAAGGACCAGAAGTACATATTTCCTGTCCTG GACAAGCCCTCGGTGGTATCACTGCAGAATCTAATCGTGCGGGACATCGCCAATCAGGAGAAAGGGATGTTTTTGATCAGCGCGGCCCCTCCAGAGATGTATGAGGTCCACACAGCGTCCCGGGATGACCGGAGCACGTGGATCCGAGTCATTCAGCAGAGCGTgcgagt ATGCCCGTCCAGGGAGGACTTCCCCCTGATTGAGACAGAGGACGAGGCTTACCTGCGGCGTATCAAGA TGGAGCTGCAGCAGAAAGACCGCGCACTGGTAGAGCTGCTGCAGGAGAAGGTTGGGCTGTTTGCTGAGATGACCCACTTCCAGGTGGAAGAGGATGGCAGCAGCGGGATGCCGCTACCCACCCTGCCCAGAGGCCTTTTCCGATCCGAGTCCCTCGAGTCCCCTCGTGGCGAGCGGCTGCTGCAGGATGCCATCCGTGAGG TGGAGGGCCTGAAAGACCTGCTGGTGGGGCCTGGAGTGGAGCTGCTCTTGACACCCcgggaaccagccctgcccatgGACTCGGACAGTGGCGGTAACACGAGTCCTGGAGTCACTGCCA ATGGGGAGGCCAGAACCTTCAATGGCTCCATCGAACTCTGCAGAGCCGACTCAGACTCCAGCCAGAAG GATCGAAATGGAAATCAGCTGAGATCTCCCCAGGAG GAAGCATTGCAGCGATTGGTCAATCTCTATGGACTTCTTCATGGCCTACAG GCGGCGGTGGCTCAGCAGGACACGTTGATGGAAGCCCGGTTCCCTGAGGGCCCGGAGCGGCGGGAGAAGCTGACCCGAGCCAACTCCCgggatggggaggctggcagAGCCGGGGCTGTCCCTGTGGCTCCTGAAAAGCAGGCTACGGAACTGGCATTGCTGCAACGGCAACACGcgctgctgcaggaggagctgcgGCGCTGCCGACGGCTTGGCGAAGAGCGGGCGACGGAGGCTGGCAGCCTGGAAGCCCGGCTCCGGGAGAGCGAGCAGGCCCGTGCCCTGCTGGAGCGGGAGGCCGAAGAGGCTCGCAGGCAGCTGGCCGCCTTGGGCCACACAGAACCGCTCCCGGCGGAGGCCCCCTGGGCCCGGCGGCCTCTGGATCCACGGCGGCGGAGCCTTCCTGCAGGCGATGCCCTGTACTTGAGTTTCACCCCCCCACAG CCCAGCCGAGGCCACGACCGCCTGGATTTGCCTGTGACTATTCGCTCCGTCCACCGACCCTTTGAGGATcgagagaggcaggaggtgggcagcCCCGATGAGCGACTGCAAGATAGCAGTGACCCCGATACCGGCAGCGAGGAGGAAGGTAGCAGCCGTCTGTCTCCGCCCCACAGTCCACGAG ACTTCACCCGAATGCAGGACATCCCGGAAGAGACTGAGAGCCGCGACGGGGAGCCTATAGCTTCGGAGAGCTAA
- the ARHGEF2 gene encoding rho guanine nucleotide exchange factor 2 isoform X7, with translation MKEAKDARYTNGHLFTTISVSGMTMCYACNKSITAKEALICPTCNVTIHNRCKDTLANCTKVKQKQQKAALLKNNTALQSVSLRSKTTTRERPSSAIYPSDSFRQSLLGSRRGRSSLSLAKSVSTTNIAGHFNDEPPLGLRRILSQSTDSLNMRNRTLSVESLIDEGAEVIYNELMSDFEMDEKDFTADSWSLAVDSSFLQQHKKDVMKQQDVIYELIQTELHHVRTLKIMIRLFRTGMLEELQLEPAVVQGVFPCLDELSDIHTRFLSQLLERRRQALCPGSTRNFVIHRLGDLLISQFSGPSAEQMRKTYSEFCSRHTKALKLYKELYARDKRFQQFIRKVTRSAVLKRHGVQECILLVTQRITKYPVLINRLLQHSHGIEEERQDLTMALGLVKELLSNVDQDVHELEKGARLQEIYNRMDPRAQTPVPGKGPFGREELLRRKLIHDGCLLWKTAAGRFKDVLMLLMTDVLVFLQEKDQKYIFPVLDKPSVVSLQNLIVRDIANQEKGMFLISAAPPEMYEVHTASRDDRSTWIRVIQQSVRVCPSREDFPLIETEDEAYLRRIKMELQQKDRALVELLQEKVGLFAEMTHFQVEEDGSSGMPLPTLPRGLFRSESLESPRGERLLQDAIREVEGLKDLLVGPGVELLLTPREPALPMDSDSGGNTSPGVTANGEARTFNGSIELCRADSDSSQKDRNGNQLRSPQEEALQRLVNLYGLLHGLQAAVAQQDTLMEARFPEGPERREKLTRANSRDGEAGRAGAVPVAPEKQATELALLQRQHALLQEELRRCRRLGEERATEAGSLEARLRESEQARALLEREAEEARRQLAALGHTEPLPAEAPWARRPLDPRRRSLPAGDALYLSFTPPQPSRGHDRLDLPVTIRSVHRPFEDRERQEVGSPDERLQDSSDPDTGSEEEGSSRLSPPHSPRDFTRMQDIPEETESRDGEPIASES, from the exons ATGAAGGAAGCCAAGGACGCCCGCTATACCAATGGGCACCTCTTCACTACCATCTCCGTTTCGGGCATGACCATGTGCTATGCCTGTAACAAGAGCATCACAGCCAAGGAAGCCCTCATCTGCCCAA cctgcAATGTGACTATCCACAACCGCTGTAAAGACACCCTCGCCAACTGTACCAAGGTCAAGCAGAAG CAACAGAAGGCCGCCCTGCTGAAGAACAACACTGCCTTGCAGTCTGTTTCACTTCGCAGTAAGA CCACCACCCGGGAGCGGCCCAGCTCTGCCATCTACCCCTCCGACAGCTTCCGGCAGTCCCTGCTTGGCTCCCGCCGCGGCCGCTCCTCCCTGTCTTTAGCCAAAAGTGTTTCTACCACCAACATCGCTGG ACACTTCAACGatgagcctcccctggggctgcgCCGGATCCTCTCACAGTCCACAGACTCCCTCAACATGCGGAACCGCACCCTGTCCGTGGAGTCCCTCATCGACGAAG GTGCAGAGGTGATCTACAATGAGCTGATGAGTGACTTTGAGATGGATGAGAAGGACTTTACAGCTGATTCCTGGAGCCTTGCTGTGGATAGCAGCTTCTTGCAGCAGCATAAAAAGGACGTGATGAAGCAGCAGGATGTCATCTACG AGCTGATCCAGACAGAGCTGCACCACGTGCGGACGCTGAAGATCATGATTCGTCTCTTCCGCACGGGGATGCTGGAGGAGCTGCAGCTGGAGCCAGCAGTGGTCCAGGGCGTGTTCCCCTGCCTGGACGAGCTCAGTGACATCCATACACGCTTCCTCAGCCAGCTGTTAGAACGCCGGCGCCAGGCCCTGTGCCCTGGCAGTACCCGGAACTTCGTCATCCACCGCTTGGGTGACCTGCTCATCAGCCAG TTCTCAGGTCCCAGCGCAGAGCAGATGCGGAAGACCTACTCGGAGTTCTGTAGCCGCCACACCAAGGCCTTAAAGCTCTATAAGGAGCTGTATGCCCGAGACAAACGCTTCCAGCAGTTCATCCGG AAAGTGACCCGCTCGGCGGTGCTGAAGCGGCATGGGGTACAGGAATGCATCCTGCTGGTGACTCAGCGCATCACCAAGTACCCCGTGCTCATCAACCGGCTCCTGCAGCATTCCCACG GGATCGAGGAGGAGCGTCAGGACCTGACGATGGCACTGGGGCTGGTGAAGGAGCTGCTGTCCAACGTAGACCAGGATGTGCACGAGCTGGAGAAAGGGGCCCGCCTGCAGGAGATCTACAACCGTATGGACCCTCGGGCCCAGACCCCGGTGCCTGGCAAGGGCCCCTTCGGCCGAGAGGAGCTTCTGCGGCGCAAGCTCATCCACGACGGTTGCTTACTGTGGAAGACGGCGGCGGGGCGCTTCAAAG ATGTACTCATGCTGCTGATGACAGATGTGCTGGTGTTTCTCCAGGAGAAGGACCAGAAGTACATATTTCCTGTCCTG GACAAGCCCTCGGTGGTATCACTGCAGAATCTAATCGTGCGGGACATCGCCAATCAGGAGAAAGGGATGTTTTTGATCAGCGCGGCCCCTCCAGAGATGTATGAGGTCCACACAGCGTCCCGGGATGACCGGAGCACGTGGATCCGAGTCATTCAGCAGAGCGTgcgagt ATGCCCGTCCAGGGAGGACTTCCCCCTGATTGAGACAGAGGACGAGGCTTACCTGCGGCGTATCAAGA TGGAGCTGCAGCAGAAAGACCGCGCACTGGTAGAGCTGCTGCAGGAGAAGGTTGGGCTGTTTGCTGAGATGACCCACTTCCAGGTGGAAGAGGATGGCAGCAGCGGGATGCCGCTACCCACCCTGCCCAGAGGCCTTTTCCGATCCGAGTCCCTCGAGTCCCCTCGTGGCGAGCGGCTGCTGCAGGATGCCATCCGTGAGG TGGAGGGCCTGAAAGACCTGCTGGTGGGGCCTGGAGTGGAGCTGCTCTTGACACCCcgggaaccagccctgcccatgGACTCGGACAGTGGCGGTAACACGAGTCCTGGAGTCACTGCCA ATGGGGAGGCCAGAACCTTCAATGGCTCCATCGAACTCTGCAGAGCCGACTCAGACTCCAGCCAGAAG GATCGAAATGGAAATCAGCTGAGATCTCCCCAGGAG GAAGCATTGCAGCGATTGGTCAATCTCTATGGACTTCTTCATGGCCTACAG GCGGCGGTGGCTCAGCAGGACACGTTGATGGAAGCCCGGTTCCCTGAGGGCCCGGAGCGGCGGGAGAAGCTGACCCGAGCCAACTCCCgggatggggaggctggcagAGCCGGGGCTGTCCCTGTGGCTCCTGAAAAGCAGGCTACGGAACTGGCATTGCTGCAACGGCAACACGcgctgctgcaggaggagctgcgGCGCTGCCGACGGCTTGGCGAAGAGCGGGCGACGGAGGCTGGCAGCCTGGAAGCCCGGCTCCGGGAGAGCGAGCAGGCCCGTGCCCTGCTGGAGCGGGAGGCCGAAGAGGCTCGCAGGCAGCTGGCCGCCTTGGGCCACACAGAACCGCTCCCGGCGGAGGCCCCCTGGGCCCGGCGGCCTCTGGATCCACGGCGGCGGAGCCTTCCTGCAGGCGATGCCCTGTACTTGAGTTTCACCCCCCCACAG CCCAGCCGAGGCCACGACCGCCTGGATTTGCCTGTGACTATTCGCTCCGTCCACCGACCCTTTGAGGATcgagagaggcaggaggtgggcagcCCCGATGAGCGACTGCAAGATAGCAGTGACCCCGATACCGGCAGCGAGGAGGAAGGTAGCAGCCGTCTGTCTCCGCCCCACAGTCCACGAG ACTTCACCCGAATGCAGGACATCCCGGAAGAGACTGAGAGCCGCGACGGGGAGCCTATAGCTTCGGAGAGCTAA
- the ARHGEF2 gene encoding rho guanine nucleotide exchange factor 2 isoform X4, protein MLSKSVSMSGINCFLGCSDPTGNLSQSSAAELSQSCSQLEGGSGTWAGSSLRRTLSFILGMTGKAKTREKERMKEAKDARYTNGHLFTTISVSGMTMCYACNKSITAKEALICPTCNVTIHNRCKDTLANCTKVKQKQQKAALLKNNTALQSVSLRSKTTTRERPSSAIYPSDSFRQSLLGSRRGRSSLSLAKSVSTTNIAGHFNDEPPLGLRRILSQSTDSLNMRNRTLSVESLIDEGAEVIYNELMSDFEMDEKDFTADSWSLAVDSSFLQQHKKDVMKQQDVIYELIQTELHHVRTLKIMIRLFRTGMLEELQLEPAVVQGVFPCLDELSDIHTRFLSQLLERRRQALCPGSTRNFVIHRLGDLLISQFSGPSAEQMRKTYSEFCSRHTKALKLYKELYARDKRFQQFIRKVTRSAVLKRHGVQECILLVTQRITKYPVLINRLLQHSHGIEEERQDLTMALGLVKELLSNVDQDVHELEKGARLQEIYNRMDPRAQTPVPGKGPFGREELLRRKLIHDGCLLWKTAAGRFKDVLMLLMTDVLVFLQEKDQKYIFPVLDKPSVVSLQNLIVRDIANQEKGMFLISAAPPEMYEVHTASRDDRSTWIRVIQQSVRVCPSREDFPLIETEDEAYLRRIKMELQQKDRALVELLQEKVGLFAEMTHFQVEEDGSSGMPLPTLPRGLFRSESLESPRGERLLQDAIREVEGLKDLLVGPGVELLLTPREPALPMDSDSGGNTSPGVTANGEARTFNGSIELCRADSDSSQKDRNGNQLRSPQEEALQRLVNLYGLLHGLQAAVAQQDTLMEARFPEGPERREKLTRANSRDGEAGRAGAVPVAPEKQATELALLQRQHALLQEELRRCRRLGEERATEAGSLEARLRESEQARALLEREAEEARRQLAALGHTEPLPAEAPWARRPLDPRRRSLPAGDALYLSFTPPQPSRGHDRLDLPVTIRSVHRPFEDRERQEVGSPDERLQDSSDPDTGSEEEGSSRLSPPHSPRDFTRMQDIPEETESRDGEPIASES, encoded by the exons ACCCGGGAAAAGGAGAGGATGAAGGAAGCCAAGGACGCCCGCTATACCAATGGGCACCTCTTCACTACCATCTCCGTTTCGGGCATGACCATGTGCTATGCCTGTAACAAGAGCATCACAGCCAAGGAAGCCCTCATCTGCCCAA cctgcAATGTGACTATCCACAACCGCTGTAAAGACACCCTCGCCAACTGTACCAAGGTCAAGCAGAAG CAACAGAAGGCCGCCCTGCTGAAGAACAACACTGCCTTGCAGTCTGTTTCACTTCGCAGTAAGA CCACCACCCGGGAGCGGCCCAGCTCTGCCATCTACCCCTCCGACAGCTTCCGGCAGTCCCTGCTTGGCTCCCGCCGCGGCCGCTCCTCCCTGTCTTTAGCCAAAAGTGTTTCTACCACCAACATCGCTGG ACACTTCAACGatgagcctcccctggggctgcgCCGGATCCTCTCACAGTCCACAGACTCCCTCAACATGCGGAACCGCACCCTGTCCGTGGAGTCCCTCATCGACGAAG GTGCAGAGGTGATCTACAATGAGCTGATGAGTGACTTTGAGATGGATGAGAAGGACTTTACAGCTGATTCCTGGAGCCTTGCTGTGGATAGCAGCTTCTTGCAGCAGCATAAAAAGGACGTGATGAAGCAGCAGGATGTCATCTACG AGCTGATCCAGACAGAGCTGCACCACGTGCGGACGCTGAAGATCATGATTCGTCTCTTCCGCACGGGGATGCTGGAGGAGCTGCAGCTGGAGCCAGCAGTGGTCCAGGGCGTGTTCCCCTGCCTGGACGAGCTCAGTGACATCCATACACGCTTCCTCAGCCAGCTGTTAGAACGCCGGCGCCAGGCCCTGTGCCCTGGCAGTACCCGGAACTTCGTCATCCACCGCTTGGGTGACCTGCTCATCAGCCAG TTCTCAGGTCCCAGCGCAGAGCAGATGCGGAAGACCTACTCGGAGTTCTGTAGCCGCCACACCAAGGCCTTAAAGCTCTATAAGGAGCTGTATGCCCGAGACAAACGCTTCCAGCAGTTCATCCGG AAAGTGACCCGCTCGGCGGTGCTGAAGCGGCATGGGGTACAGGAATGCATCCTGCTGGTGACTCAGCGCATCACCAAGTACCCCGTGCTCATCAACCGGCTCCTGCAGCATTCCCACG GGATCGAGGAGGAGCGTCAGGACCTGACGATGGCACTGGGGCTGGTGAAGGAGCTGCTGTCCAACGTAGACCAGGATGTGCACGAGCTGGAGAAAGGGGCCCGCCTGCAGGAGATCTACAACCGTATGGACCCTCGGGCCCAGACCCCGGTGCCTGGCAAGGGCCCCTTCGGCCGAGAGGAGCTTCTGCGGCGCAAGCTCATCCACGACGGTTGCTTACTGTGGAAGACGGCGGCGGGGCGCTTCAAAG ATGTACTCATGCTGCTGATGACAGATGTGCTGGTGTTTCTCCAGGAGAAGGACCAGAAGTACATATTTCCTGTCCTG GACAAGCCCTCGGTGGTATCACTGCAGAATCTAATCGTGCGGGACATCGCCAATCAGGAGAAAGGGATGTTTTTGATCAGCGCGGCCCCTCCAGAGATGTATGAGGTCCACACAGCGTCCCGGGATGACCGGAGCACGTGGATCCGAGTCATTCAGCAGAGCGTgcgagt ATGCCCGTCCAGGGAGGACTTCCCCCTGATTGAGACAGAGGACGAGGCTTACCTGCGGCGTATCAAGA TGGAGCTGCAGCAGAAAGACCGCGCACTGGTAGAGCTGCTGCAGGAGAAGGTTGGGCTGTTTGCTGAGATGACCCACTTCCAGGTGGAAGAGGATGGCAGCAGCGGGATGCCGCTACCCACCCTGCCCAGAGGCCTTTTCCGATCCGAGTCCCTCGAGTCCCCTCGTGGCGAGCGGCTGCTGCAGGATGCCATCCGTGAGG TGGAGGGCCTGAAAGACCTGCTGGTGGGGCCTGGAGTGGAGCTGCTCTTGACACCCcgggaaccagccctgcccatgGACTCGGACAGTGGCGGTAACACGAGTCCTGGAGTCACTGCCA ATGGGGAGGCCAGAACCTTCAATGGCTCCATCGAACTCTGCAGAGCCGACTCAGACTCCAGCCAGAAG GATCGAAATGGAAATCAGCTGAGATCTCCCCAGGAG GAAGCATTGCAGCGATTGGTCAATCTCTATGGACTTCTTCATGGCCTACAG GCGGCGGTGGCTCAGCAGGACACGTTGATGGAAGCCCGGTTCCCTGAGGGCCCGGAGCGGCGGGAGAAGCTGACCCGAGCCAACTCCCgggatggggaggctggcagAGCCGGGGCTGTCCCTGTGGCTCCTGAAAAGCAGGCTACGGAACTGGCATTGCTGCAACGGCAACACGcgctgctgcaggaggagctgcgGCGCTGCCGACGGCTTGGCGAAGAGCGGGCGACGGAGGCTGGCAGCCTGGAAGCCCGGCTCCGGGAGAGCGAGCAGGCCCGTGCCCTGCTGGAGCGGGAGGCCGAAGAGGCTCGCAGGCAGCTGGCCGCCTTGGGCCACACAGAACCGCTCCCGGCGGAGGCCCCCTGGGCCCGGCGGCCTCTGGATCCACGGCGGCGGAGCCTTCCTGCAGGCGATGCCCTGTACTTGAGTTTCACCCCCCCACAG CCCAGCCGAGGCCACGACCGCCTGGATTTGCCTGTGACTATTCGCTCCGTCCACCGACCCTTTGAGGATcgagagaggcaggaggtgggcagcCCCGATGAGCGACTGCAAGATAGCAGTGACCCCGATACCGGCAGCGAGGAGGAAGGTAGCAGCCGTCTGTCTCCGCCCCACAGTCCACGAG ACTTCACCCGAATGCAGGACATCCCGGAAGAGACTGAGAGCCGCGACGGGGAGCCTATAGCTTCGGAGAGCTAA